In Oceanispirochaeta sp. M1, the genomic stretch AAACTCGTGGGTATTCCTGAACCTGAAAAACGGATCACCAGCTTTCCTCATGAGTTTTCCGGCGGTATGCGCCAGAGAGTCATGATTGCAACAGCCCTTTCCTGTAATCCTCATCTGCTTATTGCCGATGAGCCTACAACGGCTCTTGATGTAACCATTCAGGCACAGATTCTTGATCTGATGAATGAACTGAAAGATAAAGTGAACGCTTCCATTATCATGATTACACATGACCTTGGTGTTATTGCAGAGATCTGTGATCATATCGTTGTAATGTACGGCGGTACTATAATGGAGCAGGGTACTGAACAGGATATTTTTTACAATCCTCAGAATCCCTATACCGTTGGACTGCACAAATCTATTCCCAAAATCACTCAGGGAGAGAAGGAAAGACTGATTCCTATTGAGGGATCACCACCCGACCTTCTGCATCCCCCCGAAGGCTGTCCCTTTTCAAGCCGCTGTCCTCATACCATGGACATCTGTCTGACTGAGAGACCACCTACATTCAAACTGAGTGAAACCCATACCTCTGCATGCTGGCTGCTTCATGAAGATGC encodes the following:
- a CDS encoding ABC transporter ATP-binding protein codes for the protein MEDILLEVNNVKTSFFTHHGEIQAVRGASFKLRKGDVLGIVGESGSGKSVTALSIMGLIDEPGRIKEGEILFDGKDLTKLSQRELADIRGNEIAMIFQDPMTSLNPVYSIKNQMVEVIRRHRNISKSEAVKKAVEMLKLVGIPEPEKRITSFPHEFSGGMRQRVMIATALSCNPHLLIADEPTTALDVTIQAQILDLMNELKDKVNASIIMITHDLGVIAEICDHIVVMYGGTIMEQGTEQDIFYNPQNPYTVGLHKSIPKITQGEKERLIPIEGSPPDLLHPPEGCPFSSRCPHTMDICLTERPPTFKLSETHTSACWLLHEDAPQVEKYEKAGAVSE